GCTTTGGTGCGCTTTCCGAGCAGGCCCGGCATGGCTTAGCGTGAAGGCCGCCGGTGTTGTTCGACGATCGGGGACTTCATGAGCACACCTCGCGACCGCATCCAGCCTCCTTGGCCACCGAACCGCGGGCCGGACCCGTCGCAGGAGCCGACCCAGCATGCTGAGATCCCGTGGTACAAGCAGCCTGTCGTGCGCCCGGCACCGCCGCAGAGCCCGCCCCGTCCACCGTCGCCGTACCCGGGTCAGTACGGGTCGCCGCCGCAGTACCCGCCGCCGGGCCCGGGTGGCCCACCACCGGCCACACCCACCCTGCCGCAGAAGCCGCGCAGCTCCAATCGCACGCCGCTCTTGGTAGGCGCAGCGATCGTCGCCGTCGTGATTGCCGGGGTGATCGCCGTGCTACTGCTAGCCGGGGTGGTGAACGGCGATACCAAGAAGATCGCCGTCAGCGGAGTGCAGACCGAAGTCGAACAGATCCTGTTGGACCGGACCAGCGGGTACTACTCCGACGACATCAAAAACGTCCGCTGCAACAACGGACAGGACCCGACCGTGAAGAAAGGCCAGAAATTCAGCTGCGACGTCACTGTGCGGGGCAAACCGCACCAGCTGACGGTGACCTTTGATGACGACAACGGCACCTACACGGTGGGTCTGCCCCAGCTCGGCGGCGGCAAGTGAGACGTACAAGCGTGGTCAAGTCGATCGCCTTGATCGGATGCGCGGCGCTGGTGTTGGCCGGTTGCGCGGGCAAAAGCGGCACCACGAGCATGGTGAACGGCCACGCGGTGTCGGTGCTGTACGACCCGGCCAGCGTGGCCGGGCTGCCGGTGTCCGAGGGGCCCAGCGGGCCTCGTGGCGATGCGCCGAAACCGACCGGCACGGTGAAGAACACCGACAACGGCGATATCGACCATCTGTCCCTATTGGCACTCAACGACATCGAGGAATTCTGGAAGCAGAATTGGCCCGACGAGGCGAAAAAGCCATTCAAAGAAGTCAGCTCATTCGTGTCGTACGACTCCACCGACCCGGCTAGCCCAATTGTGTGTCGATCCAAGACATATAAGGTGATCAATGCCTCGTACAACTATGGGTGCAATATCGTGTCATGGGATAGGGGACAGTTGTTCCCCGCGGCGAAGAAATATTTCGGCGATATGTCTGTGGTCGGCATCCTGGCCCATGAATTCGGGCATTCGTTGCAATTTAACGGGGGACTGGTGAACCCCAGGACAACGCCGACCCTGGTCGAGGAGCAGCAGGCGGATTGCTTCGCAGGCGTCTACCTGCGATGGGTTGCCGAAGGGCATTCGACGCGCTTCACGTTGAGCACCGGTGACGCGCTGAGCCACGTGATCGCCGGAATGCTCAAGATTTCCGATCCGATCATGACCGAGGCGGAACTGGAGGAATCCGAAGACCAGGCGCACGGCACTGGCCTCGACCGGATCAGCGCGTTTCAAATGGGATTCAACAGCGGATCGGGAACGTGCGCCAAAATCGACATGGATGAAATCAAGAAAAGACGCGGAAACGAGCCGTTGGCGCTGCAGGTGGACACCTCGGGTGAAACGACCAGCGGCGAGGTGGCCATCGATAGCGACAGTGTCGGCACGTTGGTGGAGATCCTCACCGCGATCTTCTCACCCAAGTCGCCGCCTACATTGACGTTTTCCAACAGCACCTGTTCGGATGCGAAAGCCACCCAGGGAGCCACCTACTGTCCGTCGACCAACACCCTCATCGCCGATCTGCCTGCGCTGCAACAGCTCGGCAAACCCGGGGGCCGGAAGGGTATGACCGACCCGCAGATGCTGCAGGGCGACAACACTGCGATGTCCATCGTCGCCTCGAGGTATGTGCTGGCGGTTCAGCACGAGCGGGGGCTGCCGCTGAACACACCGGCAGCCGCCGTGCGGACGGCGTGCCTGACTGGCGCATCACAGCGGAATATGGCGCAGCCCGTCAGCATCCCGTCCGGCAAGCAGCTGGTGCTGACGGCCGGTGACCTCGACAAGGCAATCATCGGGCTGCTCGTCAACGGCGTCGCCGCCAGCGACGTCAACGGCGAGAACATGCCCGCCGGCTACACCCGTGCCATTGCGTTTAGGGCCGGGGTTCTCGACGACTCCGACGAGTGCTTCAAGCGGATCCCCTGACACCTCAGCGGTAGGGGTTGGGCACCCGACCCCCACTGATCTGTGTCAACTGCGGCAGCGTCGAGAACGTCACCGCAGGCAGGCGCACTTCTTCGCCAGACTTGAGCTTCGCGCGTGCCCACGAGCCGCGGTGGAACCGCAGACCGTCGATGTCCTCCCAGGCCATGGTTCGCCCGCCCAGCAGGGTGCGTACCCGCACGCCCTGTGTGTCGGCGACCGTCCGCAGCCGGATGATCAACGCCGACAACAACACCGGGATGACCAGTACCGGTGCACTGGGCGGCCAGGCCAGCACCGGCACCAGTAGGCCCAGGGACAGGAATCCGACAGCCAGATGCGCCATCGGCGATACCTTGATCACGACGGGCGACTCAGTAACCACTCTCGTATCATTCCATCGCCGCGCGCGACATTCGCCGACCAGCGGTCCCAGGAGCAGGATTTGACGGTTGAGCTGTGCGAAGGCTACCGTCGGACGCTATGAAGCCTGGAATGCTCGTAGTACTTAGTCGGCGCGTTGGTGCCTGACTAGCCATCGAGCACCAACGCGGCCCTCGTACAGCAGCTGTGCTGACGGGGGTTTTTTGTTGCCCACCGACTTTAAGAGGACAAAAGTGAGCGCACCGACCAAGCCGCACCCACCCCAGCGGCAGGACGCTACCCATGGCGCCAAGCCTGCGCAACCGAAACGTATTGGGCCAGAACAACTTACCGGAGCACAAGCGGTCATCCGGTCGTTGGAGGCTCTTGACGTCGACGTCATCTTCGGCATCCCCGGCGGCGCCGTACTGCCGGTATATGACCCACTGTTCGACTCTCAGCAGCTGCGCCACGTGCTGGTGCGCCACGAGCAGGGCGCCGGGCACGCCGCCAGCGGTTATGCGCACGCGACCGGTCGGGTCGGGGTATGCATGGCCACGTCGGGTCCCGGGGCGACCAACCTGGTGACGCCGCTGGCCGACGCCCAAATGGACTCGATTCCGGTGGTGGCCATCACCGGCCAGGTCGGACGGCAGCTAATCGGGACCGACGCCTTCCAGGAGGCCGATATCTCGGGCATCACGATGCCGATCACCAAGCACAACTTCCTGGTCCGCACCGGCGACGAGATCCCCCAGGTGATCGCCGAGGCCTTCCATATCGCGGCGTCGGGGCGCCCGGGCGCAGTGCTCGTCGACATCCCCAAGGACGTACTCCAGGGCCAGTGCACCTTCAGCTGGCCGCCGCGCATGGATCTGCCCGGCTACAAGCCGAACACCAAACCGCATAATCGGCAGATCCGCGAGGCCGCCAAGTTGATCGCGGCGGCCCGCAAACCGGTGCTTTACGTCGGCGGTGGTGTAATCCGCGGCGAGGCGACCGCCGAGCTGCGTGAGCTGGCCGAGCTCACCGGCATCCCGGTTGTCACCACCTTGATGGCCCGCGGCGCGTTCCCCGACAGCCATCACCTGAACATGGGCATGCCCGGCATGCACGGCACTGTGGGGGCCGTTGCGGCACTGCAGAAAAGCGATCTGCTGATCGCGCTGGGCACCCGCTTTGATGACCGGGTGACCGGCAAACTGGAGTCGTTCGCGCCCGAAGCCAAAGTTATTCACGCCGACATCGACCCCGCCGAGATCGGCAAGAACCGGCATGCCGATGTGCCGATCGTCGGCGACGTCAAGAATGTCATCACTGACCTGATCGCGATGCTGCGCCACGACGGCGTGGGCGCTGGCGACCCCAAGATCCCAGAGATGACGGACTGGTGGGTCTACCTGGAGGGCATCCGCAAGACGTATCCGTTGAGCTACGACCCCCAGAGCGACGGCAGTCTGGGCCCGGAATACGTGATCGAGAAGCTCGGCCAGATCGCCGGCCCCGACGCCATCTACGTAGCCGGGGTGGGTCAGCACCAGATGTGGGCGGCGCAGTTCATTAAGTACGAAAAGCCCCGCACCTGGCTGAATTCCGGTGGTCTGGGCACCATGGGATTCGCGATTCCGGCGGCGATGGGCGCCAAGATCGCCCTGCCTGACACCGAGGTGTGGGCCATCGACGGCGACGGTTGCTTCCAGATGACCAACCAGGAGCTGGCTACCTGCGCCGTCGAGGGCATCCCGATCAAGGTGGCCCTGATCAATAACGGCAACCTGGGCATGGTTCGGCAGTGGCAGACGCTGTTCTACGACGAGCGCTACTCGCAGACCGACCTGGCTACCCACTCGCGCCGCATCCCGGACTTCGTGAAGCTGGCCGAGGCGCTGGGTTGCGTCGGGATGCGTTGCGAGCGTGAAGAAGACGTGGAAGAGATGATCAACCGGGCCAGGGAGATCAACGACCGCCCGGTGGTGATCGACTTCATTGTCGGCGCCGACGCGCAGGTCTGGCCCATGGTCGCCGCCGGCACCAGCAATGACGAGATCCAGCAGGCCCGCGGTATCCGCCCGCTGTTCGACGACATCACCGAAGGGCATGCCTGATGAGCACCGGACCGACTGTGACACACACTCTTTCGGTGTTGGTCGAGGATAAGCCCGGTGTGCTCGCGCGGGTGGCAGCGCTGTTCTCGAGGCGTGGCTTCAACATCGAGTCGCTGGCGGTGGGCGCCACCGAGCAGAAGGACATGTCGCGGATGACCATCGTGGTCTCCGCCGAGGAGACTCCGCTCGAGCAGATCACCAAACAGCTCAACAAGTTGATCAACGTCATCAAGATCGTCGAGCAAGACGACGACAACGCCGTCTCCCGCGAGCTAGCGCTGATCAAGGTCCGCGCCGATGCCGGCACCCGCAGCCAGGTTATCGAAGCGGTGAACCTGTTCCGCGCCAAGGTCATTGACGTATCGCCGGAATCACTGACCATCGAAGCCACCGGTGATCGGGGCAAGCTGGAGGCCTTCCTTCGGGTGCTCGAGCCATTCGGCATCCGTGAAATCGCGCAATCAGGAATGGTGTCGCTGTCGCGCGGGCCGCGCGGCATCGGCACCGTCAAATAACTTCAACGCCAACCGATTAAGGAGATATGTAGTGTCAGGGCAGACATTGGAGATGTTCTACGACGACGACGCCGACCTGTCGATCATCCAGGGCCGCAAGGTCGGGGTGATCGGTTACGGCAGCCAGGGGCACGCGCACTCGCTGAGCCTGCGTGACTCCGGCGTGCAGGTGAAGGTGGGCCTCAAGGACGGCTCGAAGTCGAGGGCCAAGGTCGAAGAGCAGGGCCTCGAGGTCGACACCCCCGCCGAAGTGGCCAAGTGGGCCGACGTCATCATGCTGCTGGCGCCTGACACCGCGCAGGCGGACATCTTCAAGAACGACATCGAGCCGAATCTGGAAGACGGCAACGCGCTGTTCTTCGGGCATGGCCTGAACATCCACTTCGACCTGATCAAGCCGCCGGCCAATGTGACCATTGGGATGGTGGCGCCGAAGGGCCCGGGTCACCTGGTGCGCCGCCAGTTTGTGGATGGCAAGGGTGTGCCCTGCCTGATCGCGATCGACCAGGATCCCAAGGGTGAGGGGCAAGCGCTTGCGCTGTCGTACGCCAAGGCCATCGGCGGCACTCGCGCCGGTGTCATCAAGACCACGTTCAAGGACGAGACCGAGACCGACCTGTTCGGTGAGCAGGCGGTGTTATGTGGTGGCACAGAGGAGTTGGTGAAGACCGGTTTCGACGTTATGGTCGAGGCGGGCTACCCGCCGGAGATGGCCTACTTCGAGGTGCTGCACGAACTGAAGCTGATCGTCGATCTGATGTACGAGGGCGGTATCGCCCGGATGAACTACTCGGTGTCTGACACCGCGGAGTTCGGTGGCTACCTGTCGGGTCCCCGTGTCATCGACGCCGACACCAAGGAGCGGATGCGCGGAATCCTGCGCGACATTCAGAACGGCGAGTTCGTCAAGAAGCTGGTTGCCAACGTAGAGGGCGGCAACAAGCAGCTGGAGCAGCTCCGCAAAGAGAACGCCGAACACCCGATCGAGGTCACCGGCAAGAAGCTGCGCGACCTGATGAGCTGGGTCGACCGGCCAATCACTGAGACGGCTTAACCACCAGGCCTTCGCGCCGAGCGTCACGCGAGTGTGGCGCTCGGCGTGGGTCGTTGCGCTGCCGTGACGCTCGGTAAATTTCGCGTGTGAGATAGCATGGCGACACGTTTTCCGAGGGCGTCAACGAAAGCGCCCCGTCGCCCCACACAACTCGTCACGATCCGGCTCGGCAACAATCTGAACAATCCGCCCATCCAATGGCATTGCGCTGACCGGTCAACTCCGCCAACTCCTCGATCAACACCTCAAGACGCTCTGCAGAACTCACCACCACAGCCCCAGACGATGCGATCGACGACATACCCCCATCATCGCAACCACCACTGACGAGTCCCGGCCGCCCTAGGATCAGCCTGATCGTGCGAGCTGGTCGGCGACCGAGACGACGCGGCGGGCCAGGTGATCCAACGCGGCGGCGGTCGCGTCGTCGATATCGGTGATGTTGTCGTGGGTTGCGACCAGGCTTGCGCCATAAGGGTTTCCGTCGACGAACTTCGACGGATCGGTGTAGCCCGGTGCGACGATGATGCCGCCCCAGTGCATCAAGGTGACGTAGAGCGTCAGCAGCGTGGACTCCTGTCCTCCGTGCAGGGTGTTGGTGGAGGTGAACGCCGCATACACCTTGTCGGCGAGCTTGCCTTGCGACCACAGCCCGCCAAGGCCGTCCAGGAAGTCGCGCAGCTGCGCGGCGACAGAGCCGAATCGGGTGGGGGAGCCGAAGATCACCGCATCGGCCCATACGACATCGTCGCCGGTAGCCACCGGAAGATCCTTGGTGGCTTCGTAATTCGCCGTCCAGGCTGGGTTCTGGGCGAAGGTGGCCGGGTCGCGGGTCTCGGCCACGTGGCGCACCCGGACTTCGGCGCCGGCGGCCTCGGCTGCCGCCGCGACACGCGTGGCCATCGTGGTGCCGTGCCCGGTGGCGGAGTAGTAGATGATCGCGAGTTTGGTCATGGCCACAGCCTAGGCATCTCGGTGATCCCGAACTCGTGCCGCAGTAGCGTGCGCGCGGCGTAATAGCCGGCCATGCCGTGCACCCCGGCGCCCGGCGGGGTCGCCGCCGAGCAGAGGTAGGCCTTGGGAATTGGCGTGCGCCAGGGGGTCAGCGCCGGAGTGGGGCCAAGCATGTTGCGCCACAACGAATTCGCGCCCACCGAGATGTCGCCGCCGACGTAATTGGCGTTGTGATCGGCCAGTCGTGCCGCAGGCACTGCCCGAGCGGCCACCACGACATCCCGAAAGCCGGGAGCGAACCGCTCGACGACCGCGGTCACTGTCTCGGTCGCGTCGACGGTGGAGCCCGCCGGCACATGGGCGTAGGTCCAGAATGGACGTCGCCCGTCGTCGTCTCGGCGGCGAGGGTCCACGAGGTGTGGGACAGCGGCCAGCACCATCGGCCATTCGGCATGTCGACCGGCGGCGACCTGCGCCTCGGCGCGCGCCATTTGCGCGCGGGTGCCGCCGAGATGCAGCGTCGGCGCCTCGCGCAGTCGGGGGTCCGCCCACGGGATGTCTTCGCTGAGCACGAAATCCACCTTCGCAACGCCTGGCCCGAATTGGTAGCGGCGCAACGCTTTTGCGTAGCCATCTGGGATGGTGTCGCGGTAGACACGCAACAGCGTGGTGGGCGCGGTGTCGAAAACGGCCACCCCTTCGGGCGGATCGGTGACCTCGGCATCCGTCGCCATCTCCCCGCCGTGCACACGCAGATCGGCGATCAGCGCTTCGACGATCGCCTGGCTGCCGCCCGTCGGAATCGGCCAGCCGACCGAATGGGCAAGCGTGGCCAACATCAATCCCGCGCCCGCCGAAACCAATGATGGCAAGGGCGAAATTGCATGTGCGGCAACACCACTAAACAATGCACGAGCGTCCTCGCCGCGCAGCAATCCCCAGGCCGGGGTGCCCTGGGCTAGCATCCGCAGACCAAGGCGCGCAGGGGTCAGCAGCGAGCCCGGTGCCGACCGCTTGTCGCCGAGCATGAACTCGACCGCCGCATCCGAGTTGACCACTAAAGGCTCGAGAAGCCGCCGCCACGATGCGCCGTGGTCCAGCTCCGCGCAGGTGCGCCCTAGGTCGCGGTAGGCCACTGCGGCCGGTCGACCCGGCAGTGGGTTGGCGTACGAGATATCCGGCACGCCCAACTGCACCCCGCGGGCGGTCAGATCGAACTCCGCGAAGAACGGCGACGCCACGGCCAGCGGATGCACCGCTGAGCACACGTCGTGCCACACTCCGGGGAACTCGATATCGGCTTGGGTTCGGGCACCGCCGCCGAACGTGGGCTGGGCTTCGACGACCCGTACTGCAAGGCCGGCGCGGGCACAGATAACGGCTGCGGCGAGCCCGTTGGGCCCGCTGCCGACGACGGTGACGTCCATCTATCGATTCAAGCCGACAGAACCGCCGCTGGCGACCTCACTCGCGACACGCTTTAGGCTGTCCGGGTGAACTTGCCTGTTGTGTTAATCGCCGACAAACTCGCCGAATCGACCGTCGCTGCCCTGGGAGACCAGGTTGAGGTGCGCTGGGTGGACGGGCCGGACCGGGAGAAGCTGCTGGCCGCGGTACCCGAGGCCGACGCCTTGCTGGTCCGGTCGGCCACCACCGTCGACGCTGAGGTGCTGGCAGCCGCCCCCAAGCTGAAGATCGTCGCCCGCGCCGGAGTCGGGCTGGACAACGTCGACGTGGACGCCGCCACCGCTCGCGGCGTGCTGGTGGTCAACGCGCCGACGTCGAACATCCACAGTGCTGCTGAGCACGCAATCGCCTTGTTGTTGGCCGCATCCCGCCAGATCCCGGCCGCTGACGCCACCCTGCGCGAGCACACCTGGAAGCGCTCCAAGTTCTCTGGCACCGAGATCTTCGGAAAGACCGTCGGCGTGGTCGGCCTGGGCCGGATCGGTCAGCTGGTGGCGCAACGGATCGCGGCATTCGGCGCCCACATCGTTGCCTACGACCCCTATGTGTCCTCCGCCCGCGCCGCCCAGCTGGGGATCGAGCTGCTCTCCCTGGACGACCTGTTGGCCCGCGCGGACTTCATCTCGGTGCACCTACCCAAGACGCCGGAAACCAAAGGCCTGCTGAACAAGGAGGCGCTGGCCAAGACCAAGCCGGGCGTCATCATCGTCAACGCCGCTCGCGGCGGGCTGATTGACGAGGCGGCGCTGGCCGAGGCGATCACCAGCGGGCACGTGCGCGCAGCCGGCCTCGACGTGTTCGCGACCGAACCGTGCACCGACAGCCCCCTGTTCGAGCTGCCGGAGGTGGTCGTCACGCCACACCTGGGTGCCTCCACCGCCGAGGCTCAGGACCGCGCGGGCACCGACGTGGCCGAAAGCGTTCGGCTGGCCCTCGCCGGCGAGTTCGTGCCCGACGCCGTCAACGTCGGTGGTGGCGTGGTGAGCGAGGAGGTGGCACCGTGGCTGGATCTGGCGCGCAAGCTCGGGGTACTGGCCGCCGCGCTGGCTGACGAGGCGCCGGTCACGTTATCGGTGCAGGTGCGTGGCGAGTTGGCCGCCGAGGACGTCGAGGTGCTCAAGCTTTCGGCGCTGCGCGGCCTGTTCTCGGCGGTCATCGACGAACCGGTGACGTTTGTCAATGCGCCTGCCCTGGCGGCCGAGCGAGGCGTCACCGCCGAGATCAGCAAGGCCACCGAAAGCCCCAACCATCGCAGCGTGGTCGAGGTGCGGGCGGTGGCCGCAG
The nucleotide sequence above comes from Mycobacterium vicinigordonae. Encoded proteins:
- a CDS encoding peptidase; the encoded protein is MRRTSVVKSIALIGCAALVLAGCAGKSGTTSMVNGHAVSVLYDPASVAGLPVSEGPSGPRGDAPKPTGTVKNTDNGDIDHLSLLALNDIEEFWKQNWPDEAKKPFKEVSSFVSYDSTDPASPIVCRSKTYKVINASYNYGCNIVSWDRGQLFPAAKKYFGDMSVVGILAHEFGHSLQFNGGLVNPRTTPTLVEEQQADCFAGVYLRWVAEGHSTRFTLSTGDALSHVIAGMLKISDPIMTEAELEESEDQAHGTGLDRISAFQMGFNSGSGTCAKIDMDEIKKRRGNEPLALQVDTSGETTSGEVAIDSDSVGTLVEILTAIFSPKSPPTLTFSNSTCSDAKATQGATYCPSTNTLIADLPALQQLGKPGGRKGMTDPQMLQGDNTAMSIVASRYVLAVQHERGLPLNTPAAAVRTACLTGASQRNMAQPVSIPSGKQLVLTAGDLDKAIIGLLVNGVAASDVNGENMPAGYTRAIAFRAGVLDDSDECFKRIP
- the serA gene encoding phosphoglycerate dehydrogenase, coding for MNLPVVLIADKLAESTVAALGDQVEVRWVDGPDREKLLAAVPEADALLVRSATTVDAEVLAAAPKLKIVARAGVGLDNVDVDAATARGVLVVNAPTSNIHSAAEHAIALLLAASRQIPAADATLREHTWKRSKFSGTEIFGKTVGVVGLGRIGQLVAQRIAAFGAHIVAYDPYVSSARAAQLGIELLSLDDLLARADFISVHLPKTPETKGLLNKEALAKTKPGVIIVNAARGGLIDEAALAEAITSGHVRAAGLDVFATEPCTDSPLFELPEVVVTPHLGASTAEAQDRAGTDVAESVRLALAGEFVPDAVNVGGGVVSEEVAPWLDLARKLGVLAAALADEAPVTLSVQVRGELAAEDVEVLKLSALRGLFSAVIDEPVTFVNAPALAAERGVTAEISKATESPNHRSVVEVRAVAADGSVVNVAGALSGPQLVEKIVQVNGRHFDLRAEGINLVINYADQPGALGKIGTLLGAAGVNIHAAQLSEDAEGANATILLRLDQDVPEEVRSEIAQAVGANKLEVVDLS
- the ilvC gene encoding ketol-acid reductoisomerase; amino-acid sequence: MFYDDDADLSIIQGRKVGVIGYGSQGHAHSLSLRDSGVQVKVGLKDGSKSRAKVEEQGLEVDTPAEVAKWADVIMLLAPDTAQADIFKNDIEPNLEDGNALFFGHGLNIHFDLIKPPANVTIGMVAPKGPGHLVRRQFVDGKGVPCLIAIDQDPKGEGQALALSYAKAIGGTRAGVIKTTFKDETETDLFGEQAVLCGGTEELVKTGFDVMVEAGYPPEMAYFEVLHELKLIVDLMYEGGIARMNYSVSDTAEFGGYLSGPRVIDADTKERMRGILRDIQNGEFVKKLVANVEGGNKQLEQLRKENAEHPIEVTGKKLRDLMSWVDRPITETA
- a CDS encoding DUF4333 domain-containing protein, which codes for MSTPRDRIQPPWPPNRGPDPSQEPTQHAEIPWYKQPVVRPAPPQSPPRPPSPYPGQYGSPPQYPPPGPGGPPPATPTLPQKPRSSNRTPLLVGAAIVAVVIAGVIAVLLLAGVVNGDTKKIAVSGVQTEVEQILLDRTSGYYSDDIKNVRCNNGQDPTVKKGQKFSCDVTVRGKPHQLTVTFDDDNGTYTVGLPQLGGGK
- a CDS encoding acetolactate synthase large subunit, whose product is MSAPTKPHPPQRQDATHGAKPAQPKRIGPEQLTGAQAVIRSLEALDVDVIFGIPGGAVLPVYDPLFDSQQLRHVLVRHEQGAGHAASGYAHATGRVGVCMATSGPGATNLVTPLADAQMDSIPVVAITGQVGRQLIGTDAFQEADISGITMPITKHNFLVRTGDEIPQVIAEAFHIAASGRPGAVLVDIPKDVLQGQCTFSWPPRMDLPGYKPNTKPHNRQIREAAKLIAAARKPVLYVGGGVIRGEATAELRELAELTGIPVVTTLMARGAFPDSHHLNMGMPGMHGTVGAVAALQKSDLLIALGTRFDDRVTGKLESFAPEAKVIHADIDPAEIGKNRHADVPIVGDVKNVITDLIAMLRHDGVGAGDPKIPEMTDWWVYLEGIRKTYPLSYDPQSDGSLGPEYVIEKLGQIAGPDAIYVAGVGQHQMWAAQFIKYEKPRTWLNSGGLGTMGFAIPAAMGAKIALPDTEVWAIDGDGCFQMTNQELATCAVEGIPIKVALINNGNLGMVRQWQTLFYDERYSQTDLATHSRRIPDFVKLAEALGCVGMRCEREEDVEEMINRAREINDRPVVIDFIVGADAQVWPMVAAGTSNDEIQQARGIRPLFDDITEGHA
- a CDS encoding phytoene desaturase family protein gives rise to the protein MDVTVVGSGPNGLAAAVICARAGLAVRVVEAQPTFGGGARTQADIEFPGVWHDVCSAVHPLAVASPFFAEFDLTARGVQLGVPDISYANPLPGRPAAVAYRDLGRTCAELDHGASWRRLLEPLVVNSDAAVEFMLGDKRSAPGSLLTPARLGLRMLAQGTPAWGLLRGEDARALFSGVAAHAISPLPSLVSAGAGLMLATLAHSVGWPIPTGGSQAIVEALIADLRVHGGEMATDAEVTDPPEGVAVFDTAPTTLLRVYRDTIPDGYAKALRRYQFGPGVAKVDFVLSEDIPWADPRLREAPTLHLGGTRAQMARAEAQVAAGRHAEWPMVLAAVPHLVDPRRRDDDGRRPFWTYAHVPAGSTVDATETVTAVVERFAPGFRDVVVAARAVPAARLADHNANYVGGDISVGANSLWRNMLGPTPALTPWRTPIPKAYLCSAATPPGAGVHGMAGYYAARTLLRHEFGITEMPRLWP
- the wrbA gene encoding NAD(P)H:quinone oxidoreductase, producing the protein MTKLAIIYYSATGHGTTMATRVAAAAEAAGAEVRVRHVAETRDPATFAQNPAWTANYEATKDLPVATGDDVVWADAVIFGSPTRFGSVAAQLRDFLDGLGGLWSQGKLADKVYAAFTSTNTLHGGQESTLLTLYVTLMHWGGIIVAPGYTDPSKFVDGNPYGASLVATHDNITDIDDATAAALDHLARRVVSVADQLARSG
- a CDS encoding PH domain-containing protein, producing MAHLAVGFLSLGLLVPVLAWPPSAPVLVIPVLLSALIIRLRTVADTQGVRVRTLLGGRTMAWEDIDGLRFHRGSWARAKLKSGEEVRLPAVTFSTLPQLTQISGGRVPNPYR
- the ilvN gene encoding acetolactate synthase small subunit — its product is MSTGPTVTHTLSVLVEDKPGVLARVAALFSRRGFNIESLAVGATEQKDMSRMTIVVSAEETPLEQITKQLNKLINVIKIVEQDDDNAVSRELALIKVRADAGTRSQVIEAVNLFRAKVIDVSPESLTIEATGDRGKLEAFLRVLEPFGIREIAQSGMVSLSRGPRGIGTVK